A window of the Brassica napus cultivar Da-Ae chromosome C5, Da-Ae, whole genome shotgun sequence genome harbors these coding sequences:
- the LOC111202043 gene encoding uncharacterized protein LOC111202043, with amino-acid sequence MPNRRCKEQFKTSKGEADPKRKHFQFDVQQFCDNFVKGVDKALKDVSKSQKKSTPTRAPVAEPSIFISEKPKGKSENNLEDLKDFSDSLPIFDKYDEELMESWITCEDECDLPSPKPDLMFDIDNEETNGLTCFEPEHPSSLVLVSQVFEEEPLNYQHQGPRLETRRPLDNDLSPIFDEEDELDPIFDEEAPSTSSIIIEKHLCFDPGTTSTPLPKKHCEKLYLLNSLPEMFVKISSPVVNRFGFDKVKDFVFQILFLIT; translated from the coding sequence ATGCCGAACAGGAGGTGCAAAGAGCAGTTCAAAACGTCCAAAGGCGAAGCTGATCCAAAAAGGAAACattttcagtttgatgtccaacaattttgtgataactttgtgaagggtgtggacaaagccctcaaggacgtcagcaagagccaaaagaagagcacacccacacgtgccccagtagctgagccatcAATTTTCATCAGTGAAAAAcccaaaggtaaatctgaaaacaaccttgaagatctaaaagatttttcagattctttaccaaTTTTTGATAAGTATGATGAAGAGCTAATGGAAAGTTGGATCACTTGTGAGGATGAATGTGATCTTCCTTCTCCAAAACCTGATCTTATGTTTGATATTGATAATGAAGAGACTAATGGACTAACCTGTTTtgaaccggagcatccgagtagtcttgttctAGTTTcacaggtttttgaggaagaaCCATTGAACTACCAACATCAAGGACCACGTCTTGAGACTAGGAGACCCTTGGACAATGATCTTAGtcccatctttgatgaagaagacgaGCTTGATCCAATCTTTGATGAGGAAGCACCAAGCACATCATCCATCATCATAGAGAAACATCTTTGCTTTGATCCAGGCACAACTTCTACGCCTTTGCCTAAAAAGCACTGTGAGAAACTTTATTTACTTAATTCTCTGCCTGAAATGTTTGTTAAGATCAGTTCTCCTGTTGTAAATCGTTTTGGTTTTGACAAAGTTAAAGATTTTGTGTTTCAAATTCTGTTTTTGATAACATGA